One stretch of Prunus persica cultivar Lovell chromosome G1, Prunus_persica_NCBIv2, whole genome shotgun sequence DNA includes these proteins:
- the LOC18791286 gene encoding pantothenate kinase 1 — MQQTADQQVHNLIRGAGKAKGERGRAKMDIVESKQISEPIKSEAQISHLALDIGGSLIKLVYFSTNSDSSSSSSKDSVAVSSGNEGRPVLEGKLHFAKFETAKINDCIDFIRSKQLRLSGFQKHGAPAGERCTIKATGGGAYKYADLFKEKLGICLDKEDEMDCLVAGSNFLLKAVHTEAFTYMDGQKEFVQIDHDDLYPYMLVNIGSGVSMIKVDGPGKFERVSGTNVGGGTFWGLGRLLTKCKSFDELLELSHRGNNRVIDMLVGDIYGGMDYTKIGLSSTTIASSFGKAISDNKELEDYKPEDISRSLLRMISNNIGQISYLNALRFGLKRIFFAGFFIRGHAYTMDTIAVAVHFWSKGEAKAMFLKHEGFLGALGSFMSYEKHGFLNLKVHQLVQQSPVDASRGGDKIHDPPNGELNENQSIDCSICLS, encoded by the exons ATGCAGCAGACTGCAGACCAACAAGTGCACAATTTGATTCGAGGTGCAGGAAAAGctaaaggagagagaggccGAGCCAAAATGGATATTGTTGAAAGCAAACAGATTTCAGAACCCATCAAATCGGAAGCTCAAATTTCCCATCTTGCTTTGGATATTGGAG GCTCTCTGATAAAGCTGGTTTATTTCTCAACAAACAgtgattcttcttcttcttcttcaaaggACAGTGTAGCAGTTTCTAGTGGCAATGAAGGCCGTCCTGTTCTTGAAGGGAAGCTCCATTTTGCGAAGTTTGAAACCGCCAAGATAAATGATTGCATAGACTTCATTCGGTCCAAGCAACTTCGCCTTAGTG GCTTCCAGAAACATGGGGCTCCAGCCGGCGAGAGGTGCACTATTAAG GCCACAGGTGGTGGGGCATACAAGTACGCAGATCTCTTTAAGGAAAAGCTTGGGATTTGTCTTGACAAGGAAGATGAAATGGACTGTCTCGTGGCTGGATCAAATTTTCTGCTTAAG GCAGTTCACACCGAAGCATTCACATACATGGATGGTCAGAAGGAATTTGTGCAGATTGACCATGATGATCTATATCCCTATATGCTTGTTAATATTGGTTCTGGTGTCAGTATGATCAAG GTAGATGGACCTGGTAAGTTTGAGCGAGTAAGTGGAACCAATGTTGGTGGCGGCACCTTTTGGGGTTTGGGGAGGCTTTTAACAAAGTGCAAGAG TTTTGACGAGTTGCTGGAGTTAAGTCATCGGGGAAATAATAGGGTGATAGACATGCTTGTTGGGGACATCTATGGTGGAATGGACTATACAAAG ATTGGTCTTTCATCAACAACCATTGCTTCTAGCTTTGGCAAGGCTATTTCTGATAACAAGGAACTGGAAGATTACAAACCCGAAGATATCTCTCGATCCCTCTTAAGAATGATTTCAAATAATATTGGACAG ATCTCATACTTGAATGCACTGAGGTTTGGGCTCAAGCGGATATTTTTTGCTGGCTTTTTCATTCGGGGTCATGCTTACACCATGGACACGATTGCTGTTGCCGTTCATTTCTG GTCTAAAGGTGAAGCAAAAGCAATGTTCTTAAAACATGAAGGATTTCTTGGAGCTTTGGGTTCATTCATGAGCTATGAAAAGCATGGTTTTCTTAACTTGAAGGTCCACCAGTTGGTGCAACAATCTCCAGTTGATGCATCCCGTGGAGGAGATAAGATTCATGATCCACCAAACGGGGAattgaatgaaaatcaaaGTATAGATTGCAGTATCTGCCTGTCATAA
- the LOC18788834 gene encoding uncharacterized protein LOC18788834 produces the protein MGETEVTTTSVNVTKNERNGHLKAFDLVISKTLLQVPHMLQNCLKSQLKRLAKDDGVKTVISVPKKATSLEVDLEKQLQAWRENPSWADQPPDIKVSVPKGSFCNLSVNVNVGLPPDAVYNIVTDPDNKRVFKNIKEVISRKVLVDEGSRQVVELEQAALWRFLWWSGTIAVHVLVDQNREDHSMKFKQVKTGFMKRFEGCWRVEPLFVDEKTCFPFKPKTWTDYHSCTGGKGRIGSKVSLEQLIQPAIVPPPPISWYLRGITSKTTEMLINDLLAEAARIRGELNPEKSNKELEMSQDQEILSQVDNVSNIKERWALRRRNAKQHHRRLPTAK, from the exons ATGGGCGAGACAGAGGTGACCACGACAAGCGTAAACGTCACCAAGAATGAGAGAAATGGGCACCTCAAGGCATTTGACCTTGTGATTTCTAAAACTCTTCTGCAGGTTCCTCACATGCTGCAGAATTGTCTAAAG TCACAGCTCAAGAGACTGGCAAAAGATGATGGAGTGAAAACAGTTATCTCTGTCCCTAAAAAGGCTACATCTTTGGAGGTTGATTTGGAGAAGCAGTTGCAGGCATGGAGAGAAAATCCTTCATGGGCTGATCAACCACCAGATATAAAG GTCAGTGTACCAAAAGGTTCTTTTTGCAACCTCAGTGTGAATGTCAATGTTGGGTTGCCCCCAGATGCAGTATATAACATTGTAACTGACCCTGACAATAAGAGGGTTTTCAAGAACATTAAG GAAGTGATATCCAGAAAAGTTTTGGTTGATGAAGGTTCTAGGCAGGTGGTTGAACTTGAGCAAGCAGCTTTATGGAGATTCCTTTGGTGGTCAGGGACCATTGCAGTTCATGTTTTAGTAGATCAAAACAGAGAAGACCATTCA ATGAAGTTCAAGCAAGTCAAAACAGGGTTTATGAAGAGATTTGAAGGCTGCTGGAGAGTGGAACCTCTTTTTGTCGATGAAAAGACCTGCTTTCCCTTCAAACCCAAGACATGGACAGATTATCATTCATGCACTGGAGGCAAAGGGAGGATTGGATCAAAGGTCAGCTTAGAGCAACTGATCCAGCCAGCTATTGTTCCACCCCCTCCCATTTCTTGGTATCTAAGGGGTATCACCAGCAAGACCACCGAGATGCTGATAAATGATCTGCTTGCTGAAGCTGCCAGAATACGAGGAGAATTAAACCCTGAGAAGTCTAATAAAGAGCTTGAAATGTCTCAGGATCAGGAAATACTTAGTCAGGTTGATAATGTATCTAACATCAAAGAAAGATGGGCCCTGCGCAGGAGAAATGCAAAGCAACATCATCGGAGGCTACCGACCGCTAAATGA
- the LOC109948992 gene encoding glutamic acid-rich protein-like, giving the protein MKELWDIFIQAEKRSKELEVELATYIEKLDNEECVTATMTVESTVQLNEIQNLKRRIAELEGKETRIDMEKIAKKKEIQGKYKAEIQSLLSDPTIFEMEMDLPTKQPTQPVEEKKEEKKEEEKQQEEREEENKEQEKQQEEREEEKKQDVPTPDVPSRVQRVKNRERKRLQASCYVYEKNKKTKKEAKKDDEELPQFKLISSEELTQEASQPDATNPIPDPPKGTSLHDSIPVDLQQSSDEDEGQKKPTKKKLGWGQRKVWQKIPKADRERIEKHYLSTQLW; this is encoded by the exons atgaaggaattgTGGGATATATTTATCCAAGCAGAAAAGAGATCAAAGGAGCTGGAAGTGGAGTTGGCAACATACATAGAGAAATTAGATAATGAAGAATGTGTGACTGCCACCATGACAGTGGAATCTACAGTTCAGcttaatgaaatacaaaatctgaaaaggaGGATTGCAGAATTGGAAGGCAAGGAAACTCGTATTGACATGGAGAAGATTGCCAAGAAAAAGGAGATTCAAGGAAAGTACAAGGCAGAAATTCAAAGCTTGTTGTCAGACCCAACAATCTTTGAAATGGAGATGGATCTGCCTACAAAACAACCAACACAACCagttgaagagaaaaaagaagaaaagaaagaagaagagaagcaacaagaagagagagaagaagaaaataaagaacaagagaagcaacaagaagagagagaagaagagaagaagcaagatGTTCCAACACCTGATGTTCCTTCAAGAGTACAAAGGGtgaagaacagagaaagaaagaggcttCAAGCATCTTGCTATGTGtacgaaaaaaataagaaaacaaaaaaggaggcAAAAAAGGATGATGAAGAACTACCACAATTCAAGCTTATCTCTTCCGAGGAG TTAACACAAGAGGCATCTCAGCCTGATGCCACAAATCCAATTCCTGATCCCCCAAAAGGAACGAGCCTTCATGATTCAATACCTGTAGATCTGCAACAATCaagtgatgaagatgaaggacaaaaaaagccaacaaagaaaaaactaggATGGGGTCAGAGGAAGGTGTGGCAGAAAATTCCAAAGGCGGACAgggaaagaattgaaaaacacTACTTAAGTACTCAACTTTGGTAA
- the LOC109947013 gene encoding uncharacterized protein LOC109947013 produces the protein MEVCVIAKCTYKSETIMFSVSSESSMVDILKTLCLRFRGLQLGCFTLRYSVPSYPSCFLEMDSDLDLMRTFLLISNEKTVDILVKDLCGSSEYSGDFCVNKELIACEKGESSCSSTVEDRNEFLGRSKRASAKPLLSNEWETYIHHVGQKFDGGAEEFRLKLCKYALEVGFNFLYASNDKKQVVAVCSNKKLEGCSWHVYASRCEATGSFVIRTLNNVHTCAGRIRESKSKMMRSRVVSSLIVDRIRAKPELKPVEIIHEFKAYYGIDISYYHAWFGKELAKLDVHGDESKSFNELVWYADAVKETNTGSLCTLDCEAGINRFRRFFVSFGGCIAGFQYCIPLLFIDATFLKSKYKGQLLCASGKNGNQGMVTVMVLFLAFGVVDSETEENWTWFLQHLASILLPMGRVVTFFSDRNQGLLNAMGFVFPGWPHSYCYYHLKQNLISKYPKSGYGKLLQDRVINLFSKCAYAVTEEEFKVAMEELVIVGSSKVKAFISDLSRDHYANAFFKGMRYGEMANRLAESFNNWVGVFRDLLVLPLIEGIRQKLMVLNAQRRIEAEKWTTVLCLEMKTRLCENAEADIGKGLGSNGSAAGVVLPPITKRPAERPPTKRIKVFGEFKRRLKCSRCSVAGHNRKTCKAII, from the exons ATGGAGGTGTGTGTCATTGCCAAGTGCACATATAAGTCGGAAACCATcatgttttcagtttcatcaGAGTCATCcatggttgatattttgaagactttgtgtctgaggtttaggggtttgcaGTTGGGTTGTTTCACATTACGGTATTCGGTGCCCAGTTATCCGAgttgttttctagaaatgGATAGCGATTTGGACTTGATGAggacatttttgttgatatcaAATGAGAAGACTGTTGATATTTTAGTGAAGGATTTATGCGGGAGCAGTGAATATAGTGGTgatttttgtgtaaataaGGAGTTGATAGCATGTGAAAAGGGCGAGTCGTCGTGTTCTAGTACTGTCGAAGACAGAAACGAGTTTTTGGGCAGGTCGAAGAGAGCAAGTGCTAAGCCTTTGTTGTCGAATGAGTGGGAGACATACATACATCATGTGGGGCAGAAGTTTGACGGTGGTGCAGAGGAGTTCCGGTTGAAATTGTGCAAGTACGCTCTTGAAGtaggatttaattttttatatgccAGCAATGACAAGAAGCAGGTGGTTGCTGTTTGTTCGAATAAGAAATTGGAGGGTTGCAGCTGGCATGTTTATGCTTCTCGTTGTGAAGCTactggcagttttgtaattcggACGTTAAATAATGTTCATACATGTGCAGGTCGGATACGGGAATCAAAGAGTAAGATGATGAGGTCTCGTGTGGTGTCCTCCCTCATTGTGGACAGAATTCGTGCAAAACCAGAGCTAAAGCCAGTTGAGATTATACACGAGTTCAAAGCTTACTATGGTATAGACATTTCATACTACCACGCATGGTTTGGCAAAGAGTTAGCTAAATTGGACGTTCACGGTGATGAGTCGAAGTCCTTCAACGAGTTAGTGTGGTATGCGGACGCTGTAAAGGAAACTAACACTGGTTCTCTCTGCACTCTTGATTGTGAAGCTGGAATTAATCGCTTTcgacggttttttgtgtcttttggCGGTTGCATTGCTGGATTTCAATATTGCATACCCTTGTTGTTCATTGATGCTACGTTTTTGAAGAGCAAGTACAAGGGGCAGCTTCTCTGTGCTTCGGGAAAGAATGGAAATCAAGGTATGGTTACTGTAAT ggttTTATTTCTAGCTTTTGGAGTTGTTGATTCTGAGACAGAGGAGAATTGGACTtggtttcttcaacatttggcTTCTATATTGCTACCGATGGGGAGAGTGGTGACCTTTTTCTCGGACCGCAATCAAGGTTTGTTAAATGCAATGGGGTTTGTGTTTCCCGGATGGCCTCATTCTTACTGTTATTATCACCTTAAACAGAATTTGATATCAAAGTACCCGAAGTCAGGTTATGGGAAACTGCTCCAAGACCgtgttatcaatttatttagtaaatGCGCATATGCTGTTACGGAGGAAGAGTTTAAGGTAGCAATGGAGGAGTTGGTGATTGTTGGGAGTTCGAAAGTGAAGGCATTTATATCTGATTTGTCTAGAGATCACTATGCCAACGCATTTTTCAAAGGAATGCGTTATGGGGAGATGGCAAACCGTTTAGCGGAGTCCTTTAATAATTGGGTTGGTGTGTTTCGAGATTTGCTGGTGCTACCTTTGATAGAAGGGATTCGACAGAAATTGATGGTATTGAATGCTCAACGACGAATTGAAGCGGAGAAGTGGacaacagttttgtgtctggaGATGAAAACTAGACTCTGTGAAAATGCGGAGGCCG ATATTGGGAAAGGATTGGGCAGCAATGGTTCTGCAGCTGGAGTTGTGCTTCCGCCAATTACAAAGAGGCCAGCCGAAAGACCACCAACAAAGaggatcaaagtttttggtgaatttaaaaGGCGATTGAAATGCAGTCGGTGCAGTGTTGCTGGGCACAATAGGAAGACTTGCAAGGCTATTATATGA